From the Spiroplasma alleghenense genome, one window contains:
- the mraZ gene encoding division/cell wall cluster transcriptional repressor MraZ yields MLLGTFEHNLDEKLRLTIPSKLRNQLGDTIYVSKGFEGCLEIRSQTEFEIWYKEISQHSSTNSNARLVARQIFSNSAEIDFDSAGRIKLPSNLLNLAEITKNVLILGIGDKIEIWDVKKYQDYSNGHLTDLEEVANQLGGAK; encoded by the coding sequence GTGTTATTAGGTACATTCGAACATAATTTAGACGAAAAATTACGTTTAACCATTCCTTCAAAACTAAGAAACCAATTAGGTGATACTATTTATGTTTCTAAGGGTTTTGAGGGTTGTTTAGAGATTCGTAGTCAAACTGAGTTTGAAATCTGATATAAGGAAATCTCTCAGCATAGTTCTACTAACTCTAATGCAAGACTAGTTGCAAGACAAATTTTCTCAAACTCAGCAGAAATAGATTTTGATTCAGCTGGAAGAATTAAACTTCCAAGTAATCTACTAAATCTGGCTGAAATTACAAAAAATGTCTTAATATTAGGTATTGGAGATAAAATCGAAATTTGAGATGTCAAAAAATATCAAGATTATAGCAATGGCCACTTAACAGATCTTGAAGAAGTTGCAAACCAATTAGGCGGAGCAAAATAA
- the rpmF gene encoding 50S ribosomal protein L32, translating to MAVPFRKTSKAAKNKRRSHLSLVSNAIISCQNCGAMIRPHRVCRECGNYKGKEVVRVEN from the coding sequence ATGGCTGTACCATTTAGAAAGACTAGTAAGGCTGCGAAAAACAAACGTCGTAGTCACTTAAGTTTAGTTTCAAACGCAATTATTTCTTGTCAGAATTGCGGGGCAATGATTAGACCACACCGTGTATGTAGAGAATGCGGAAACTATAAAGGCAAAGAAGTAGTTAGAGTTGAAAATTAA
- a CDS encoding YceD family protein has translation MNVYTKRELNNKKKIDLNFELEISQDEDFSAYLVKGFNKIQFKGKINYSDTLESVEIKGKIDFELMAIDARNGGTFPYKNSIDWDDSYTFNEEYSDQQNLILNDQLVLKDLIIEQILLNIPVNLSNNCGTISKVGKNWSLLSEDQFNEQQENRVDERWSKLLELQEKDKNIK, from the coding sequence ATGAATGTCTATACAAAAAGAGAACTGAACAATAAAAAGAAAATTGATCTAAATTTTGAACTAGAAATAAGCCAAGACGAGGATTTTTCAGCTTATTTAGTAAAGGGATTTAATAAAATTCAATTTAAAGGAAAAATCAACTACTCTGATACTTTGGAATCTGTTGAAATAAAGGGTAAAATTGACTTTGAATTAATGGCTATTGATGCTAGAAATGGAGGCACATTTCCCTATAAAAACTCAATTGATTGAGATGATAGTTATACCTTTAATGAGGAATATAGCGACCAACAAAACCTGATTTTAAACGACCAATTAGTTTTAAAAGATTTAATAATTGAACAAATTCTTTTAAATATTCCTGTGAACTTATCTAATAATTGTGGTACAATTTCTAAGGTTGGTAAAAATTGAAGTTTATTATCAGAAGATCAATTTAACGAACAACAAGAAAATCGCGTTGATGAACGCTGATCTAAACTTCTTGAATTACAAGAAAAAGACAAAAACATTAAATAA
- the pheT gene encoding phenylalanine--tRNA ligase subunit beta, whose translation MIITRNWLEKYIDLKGIANSQISVALNSLGFEVEEEKNYDNLNDELVLGHVGFCEKLQGTALSTTFVDTGTELPHLILCGAGNVAEGQFVITALPGMKIANGLTINKREIQGKTSEGMICSLEEIGLGKEFQTEEELDGIYEIHSKDDLYKLSGTPILKTIGFLDYTWEVDLTLNRSDALSAFQIGKEIANYFKRDFNLNLETGLKESSQKTKFDVKISESIRDDIKMVAHTLIETKKIYSLKSENLFLYSNDELMMKFSGIKKENSFFEDVANLIGFESGQPAIILDAKKITKSLEIVNLGNENDPEIVIKHDGKLVSILGKGIESDFLPTEKSEQLVIFYLNINPILMRRQQKKLNLSNCALQRYMKPMSLNLVNLAWEVTISWFHKYDFVESFEGLTFIKTEATDPKTILLPSKRIREYLGFGLNLSRLRKLFAHLDFEINLIGEKNNIFEFICDKNRLDLNFEADIIEEIARLYGYDNIKPIAPVIPMTQKPKDLERNIQGKVSNYLIGAGFTNIKTYSLIKEEDAINWDLFKINKPIKLMSPISKNHEVYRQTLIKSFIDTIEFNSSKGNKNTKFYEIADLYNLDKIRQRHLTISTTGDFIDDKVNKTKIPGSFEYLKSICENVLRVMNVDLEEIDFLLNEESLSEMHPYINAKIMYKNEIIGFLFKLNPRKEQALKVSSAFILEMNLTRIKLMSKKNIELKSISKFQKTSRDVSFEIDSDITLGQHIKQICASVDHLIAYKIIDVYQDEGLKNKNAKAIAMNFTFNSLEKQLSDQDVAEEFNKILKNIENLGYKVR comes from the coding sequence ATGATAATTACAAGAAATTGACTAGAAAAATATATTGACTTAAAAGGAATAGCCAACTCTCAAATTTCGGTGGCATTAAATTCGCTGGGATTTGAAGTTGAAGAAGAAAAAAATTATGATAATTTAAATGATGAATTAGTATTAGGTCATGTTGGTTTTTGTGAAAAACTACAAGGCACTGCTTTGAGTACCACTTTTGTTGATACTGGAACTGAATTGCCTCACTTAATTCTTTGTGGAGCTGGAAACGTAGCAGAAGGGCAATTTGTTATAACTGCTTTACCCGGGATGAAGATTGCCAACGGACTAACAATTAATAAAAGGGAAATTCAAGGTAAAACATCAGAGGGAATGATTTGCTCATTAGAAGAAATCGGTTTAGGAAAAGAGTTTCAAACCGAAGAAGAACTAGATGGTATTTATGAAATTCATTCAAAAGATGACTTATATAAACTTTCAGGGACTCCGATTTTAAAAACAATTGGTTTTTTAGATTATACTTGAGAAGTTGATTTAACCTTAAATCGAAGTGATGCCCTTTCTGCTTTCCAAATCGGGAAGGAAATTGCCAATTACTTTAAGCGAGACTTCAATCTAAATCTGGAGACGGGTTTAAAAGAAAGTTCTCAAAAAACTAAATTTGATGTTAAAATTTCTGAAAGTATTAGAGATGATATTAAAATGGTGGCCCATACTTTAATTGAAACAAAAAAGATTTATTCATTAAAATCAGAAAATCTATTCTTATACTCAAATGATGAGTTGATGATGAAATTTAGTGGAATTAAAAAAGAAAATAGTTTTTTTGAAGATGTCGCCAATTTAATTGGTTTTGAATCTGGGCAACCAGCAATTATATTGGATGCTAAAAAAATTACTAAATCTTTAGAAATAGTTAACTTAGGAAATGAAAATGATCCTGAAATCGTTATAAAACATGATGGCAAATTAGTTTCAATTCTTGGTAAAGGAATTGAAAGTGATTTTTTACCAACTGAAAAAAGTGAGCAATTAGTAATATTTTATTTAAACATTAACCCAATTTTAATGCGTCGCCAACAAAAAAAATTAAACTTATCAAATTGTGCCTTACAAAGATATATGAAGCCAATGAGTTTGAACCTGGTAAATCTAGCATGAGAGGTTACTATTAGTTGATTTCATAAGTATGATTTTGTTGAATCTTTTGAGGGGTTAACTTTTATTAAAACTGAAGCTACTGACCCAAAAACAATTTTATTACCATCGAAAAGAATACGCGAATACCTTGGCTTTGGACTTAATTTGTCAAGACTGAGAAAACTATTTGCACATTTAGATTTTGAAATTAATCTAATTGGTGAAAAAAATAATATTTTTGAATTTATTTGCGATAAAAATAGATTAGACTTGAACTTTGAAGCTGATATAATCGAGGAAATCGCACGTCTTTATGGTTATGATAATATCAAACCAATTGCTCCTGTGATTCCTATGACTCAAAAACCTAAGGATTTAGAGAGAAATATTCAAGGTAAAGTATCCAATTATTTAATAGGGGCAGGATTTACTAATATTAAAACATACTCTTTAATAAAAGAAGAGGATGCGATTAATTGAGATTTATTTAAAATTAATAAACCAATCAAATTGATGTCTCCAATTAGTAAAAATCACGAAGTCTATCGTCAAACACTTATTAAATCTTTTATTGATACTATTGAATTTAATTCAAGCAAGGGTAATAAAAATACTAAATTTTACGAAATAGCAGATCTCTATAATTTGGATAAAATTAGACAGCGTCATTTGACAATTTCAACAACAGGTGATTTTATTGATGATAAGGTTAATAAAACTAAAATTCCTGGAAGTTTTGAATACTTAAAATCAATTTGTGAAAATGTTTTAAGAGTTATGAATGTAGATTTAGAAGAAATCGACTTTCTTCTAAACGAAGAATCATTAAGCGAAATGCATCCATACATCAACGCAAAAATAATGTATAAAAATGAAATTATTGGTTTTTTGTTTAAATTAAATCCTCGCAAAGAACAAGCTTTGAAAGTATCAAGCGCTTTCATTCTTGAAATGAATTTAACAAGAATTAAATTAATGTCAAAGAAAAATATTGAATTAAAATCTATTTCAAAATTCCAAAAAACTTCTCGTGATGTATCTTTTGAGATAGATTCAGATATAACTCTAGGTCAACACATTAAACAAATTTGTGCAAGTGTAGACCACTTAATAGCCTATAAAATAATTGATGTTTATCAAGATGAGGGATTAAAAAACAAGAATGCCAAAGCAATTGCAATGAATTTCACTTTTAACTCTCTTGAAAAACAATTATCAGATCAAGATGTAGCTGAAGAATTTAATAAAATTCTTAAAAATATTGAAAATTTAGGTTATAAGGTGAGATAA
- the pheS gene encoding phenylalanine--tRNA ligase subunit alpha produces MIDQLKELQINFNDRIKNSSSRESVEELKKEFMGKNSPLNAILQQLRNVDAQTRQEAGKLANEIKNQILGEINALQDKFDQEDLKSQLSSEKMDVSLPGLEMSFGSKHPLNLVIEELSEIFSELGFEMVDGTEFEEDEYNFQRLNLPEGHPARDMQDTFYVNEKEVLRTHCTNMSSRVLSELALLSGDVKQHGSVSFGNVYRRDVDDATHSHQFMQIDAFLIGPKISFANLKWILQYLCKRLFGDNVNIRMRPSYFPFTEPSAEVDLSCFKCCGSGCKLCKNSGWIEILGSGMFNENVLKLNGINPQKNTALAFGVGVERIAMLKYGISNIRDFYENDIRFLNQFHFFGN; encoded by the coding sequence ATGATAGATCAACTAAAAGAACTACAAATTAATTTTAATGATAGAATTAAAAATTCTTCATCACGCGAGAGTGTGGAGGAGCTAAAAAAAGAATTTATGGGCAAAAATTCGCCTTTGAATGCAATTTTACAACAATTAAGAAATGTTGACGCTCAGACTCGTCAAGAAGCTGGTAAATTAGCCAACGAAATTAAGAATCAAATTCTTGGTGAAATTAATGCTCTACAAGATAAATTTGACCAAGAAGATTTAAAATCTCAATTAAGCTCTGAAAAAATGGATGTTTCACTACCAGGTTTAGAAATGAGTTTTGGTTCAAAACACCCATTAAACTTAGTAATTGAAGAATTAAGTGAAATATTTTCAGAGTTAGGCTTTGAGATGGTTGATGGTACTGAATTTGAAGAGGATGAGTATAATTTTCAGCGTTTAAACTTGCCTGAGGGACACCCAGCAAGAGATATGCAAGATACTTTTTATGTAAACGAAAAAGAGGTTTTAAGAACTCATTGTACCAACATGTCATCGCGAGTTTTATCAGAACTTGCCTTATTAAGTGGAGATGTAAAGCAACACGGATCAGTTAGTTTTGGAAATGTCTATCGTCGTGATGTTGATGATGCTACCCATTCGCACCAATTTATGCAAATTGATGCATTTTTGATTGGACCAAAAATTTCTTTTGCAAATTTAAAGTGAATTTTACAATATTTATGTAAAAGACTATTTGGTGACAATGTTAATATTAGAATGCGTCCTAGCTACTTCCCGTTTACCGAACCAAGTGCAGAAGTTGATTTAAGCTGTTTTAAATGTTGTGGAAGTGGCTGCAAATTATGTAAAAATTCTGGTTGAATTGAAATCTTGGGATCAGGAATGTTTAATGAGAATGTTTTAAAACTAAATGGTATTAATCCGCAAAAAAACACCGCTTTGGCTTTCGGAGTTGGAGTTGAAAGAATAGCGATGTTAAAATACGGAATCTCTAATATTAGAGATTTCTATGAAAATGATATTAGATTTTTAAATCAATTTCATTTTTTTGGTAATTAG
- a CDS encoding ABC transporter permease, giving the protein MRKITKSYLKTFFKSWVETFGSILFTILLTLTAIGLMGPSVQIINKINNIERKTNKWDFEMDNNYNYYSADLVFNYFYSHNDFDLNDEIKLEIPEGEFSFFTPEFYQSLHAQLGAPESDQPLKMEEIEDGRVFTGILNTTMSVLMSSQNGLHTQSKIEEIGGSRNLTYGELFTVDFQDLIGKNSGNYGSVQLFLQNQIFKNALEEKKILVDYKPKMYFEERPVLQSKGRSIEIRKISDNSKNELDNLIISEGELPKYNTNTPEVVVTDLFAKSNNLKIGDMLELPLGYNNGLMINQKFKISGFGTSLESLATGENYFSTWKNSHNYFYAFLDSKTFDDKFFDFYNNQNQDIHALRARTLIKLNDKNFNIEKMFVNENTGVTIFNKSDDILINFKDDFSIENLNITRIEAMLFIMIAVVVLFLAFVFINFLIRKEINDSLKQLGIFKASGYTNFELAWVFAIKVTISIFIGILIGYFISFPVQSYVLSLFSEQIIFFVHPVLYSLGFLALIFILIPVSFLLISYFLITILLGKSTMFLINNTARIKEPNQFQIILTYVFFPIYIWKITSNKMNHLLIQKNIGFNYRLRSAFTKRSKGKFIVTISLFSLSTMLFLFQLGSKDLIDQNYHRFTRPYNENLDHFYKFNSQPNIIWDQENGFKIEKENDFVNNPINYVGYNKGDFQKTVQENSDNFQEKVSFLVDSIIGAIKNDSENLISDKMITNGFSSENWENLGIGLTKLLKTNIFEMSENNSFENLPQISNNSELDKTALLYPHEQIQGKTSAFKLDDLKRIIMLIYFQNSAIEYSNTSYNNLIDQGMPSQIALSITRKGLENIIGKEDFSDFKINEKLFNENNNGLTRSVDFQSGNLPQITRILFASALGSQLENQTLITSNKLFYNRDTDNLSYSLNVKPLIKSNSDYTNMELIDFDNKYGDFKNAWRIRLTKSDTLQNMKNQGFDNPFETKVIISKLFAKKYNLKIGDSFLVSTKTNPGLSAITRMRVADINLANTYTETMFADYETFFQVNSSSILNPEKEDSVVLKNRLSSQTEIYLGDLNTNDFASTYLNIKLNTDSLAINYEIGTPILGFWLKEILPLKELFNDEVSFAKSPTFITNPSLTDKFNNSSMSYVKLSKIYADDLVSEISSMMTLFMILNSALLVILFIIIMNIVIDTSKNIIFTMKAFGYKNSEINWIVIGNYVIFSFIAFILSYLFSLIVWSIVLDIAWTTSNVLMEFPWSFAAPMITFSALSVVAFFGWLTAQMKIRRESIISNLD; this is encoded by the coding sequence ATGAGAAAAATCACAAAAAGTTATTTGAAAACTTTTTTTAAGTCGTGAGTTGAAACTTTCGGGTCAATTCTTTTTACAATTTTATTAACTTTAACTGCAATCGGTCTTATGGGACCTTCAGTTCAGATTATTAATAAAATTAACAATATTGAAAGAAAAACCAATAAGTGAGACTTTGAAATGGATAATAACTACAACTATTACTCTGCTGATTTAGTTTTTAATTATTTTTATTCTCATAATGACTTTGATTTAAATGATGAAATCAAGCTTGAAATTCCTGAAGGTGAGTTTAGTTTTTTTACCCCAGAATTTTATCAATCACTTCATGCTCAATTAGGAGCCCCTGAATCAGATCAACCTTTAAAAATGGAGGAAATTGAGGATGGCAGGGTTTTTACAGGTATTTTAAATACCACAATGAGTGTTTTGATGAGTTCACAAAATGGTTTGCATACACAAAGTAAGATTGAAGAAATTGGTGGATCAAGAAATCTGACTTATGGTGAATTATTTACTGTTGATTTTCAAGATTTAATTGGCAAGAACAGCGGAAATTATGGAAGCGTTCAATTATTCTTACAAAATCAGATTTTTAAGAATGCTTTAGAAGAAAAAAAGATTTTAGTAGATTATAAGCCTAAAATGTATTTTGAGGAAAGACCGGTTTTACAATCAAAAGGTCGCTCAATTGAAATTAGAAAAATCTCAGATAACAGCAAAAATGAGCTAGACAACTTAATTATAAGCGAAGGTGAATTACCAAAATATAACACAAATACACCAGAAGTTGTTGTAACTGATTTGTTTGCTAAGTCTAACAATTTAAAAATAGGGGATATGTTGGAGTTGCCTTTAGGATATAATAATGGCCTAATGATTAATCAGAAATTTAAAATATCAGGTTTTGGAACTAGCCTAGAATCACTTGCAACCGGGGAAAATTATTTTTCAACCTGAAAAAATAGTCATAATTATTTTTATGCATTCTTAGATTCGAAAACTTTTGATGATAAATTTTTTGACTTTTATAACAATCAAAATCAAGATATTCATGCTCTAAGAGCTAGAACATTAATTAAATTAAATGATAAAAATTTTAATATCGAAAAAATGTTTGTGAATGAAAATACTGGAGTGACAATTTTTAATAAAAGTGATGATATCTTGATAAATTTTAAAGATGATTTTTCAATTGAGAACTTAAATATAACAAGAATTGAAGCAATGCTATTTATAATGATTGCAGTGGTGGTTTTGTTTTTAGCTTTTGTATTCATTAATTTCCTAATTAGAAAAGAAATTAACGACTCATTAAAGCAACTGGGAATTTTTAAAGCGAGTGGATATACAAACTTTGAACTTGCTTGAGTATTTGCTATTAAAGTTACAATTTCAATCTTTATAGGAATTTTGATAGGTTATTTTATTTCGTTTCCTGTTCAATCTTATGTACTGTCGCTTTTTTCAGAACAAATCATATTTTTTGTTCATCCAGTCCTTTACTCTCTTGGTTTTCTAGCCCTTATATTCATTCTTATACCAGTATCATTTTTATTAATTAGTTATTTTTTGATAACTATACTACTTGGTAAATCTACTATGTTTTTGATAAATAACACAGCAAGAATAAAAGAACCTAATCAATTTCAAATAATATTGACATATGTTTTCTTTCCGATTTATATTTGAAAAATTACTTCCAACAAAATGAACCACTTATTGATTCAAAAAAATATTGGTTTCAATTACCGTTTAAGATCGGCTTTTACAAAAAGATCAAAAGGAAAATTCATTGTTACAATTTCCTTATTTTCTTTATCAACTATGTTATTTTTATTCCAATTGGGGTCAAAAGATTTAATTGATCAAAACTATCACCGCTTTACTAGACCTTATAATGAAAATTTGGATCACTTCTATAAATTCAATTCTCAACCAAATATTATTTGAGATCAAGAAAATGGCTTCAAGATCGAAAAAGAAAATGATTTTGTCAATAATCCTATAAATTATGTAGGATACAACAAAGGTGATTTTCAAAAAACCGTTCAAGAAAATAGTGATAATTTTCAAGAAAAAGTTAGTTTTTTGGTTGATTCAATTATTGGAGCTATTAAAAATGATAGTGAAAACCTTATTTCTGATAAAATGATTACTAATGGATTTTCAAGTGAAAATTGAGAAAATTTAGGAATAGGTTTAACAAAACTGCTAAAAACAAACATTTTTGAAATGAGTGAAAACAACAGCTTTGAAAATCTTCCGCAAATAAGTAATAATAGTGAATTAGATAAAACTGCGCTCCTATATCCTCACGAACAAATTCAAGGTAAAACAAGTGCTTTTAAATTAGATGATTTAAAAAGAATAATCATGTTGATTTACTTTCAAAACTCAGCAATTGAGTACTCAAACACTTCTTATAACAATCTGATTGATCAAGGAATGCCGTCTCAAATAGCCTTAAGCATTACTAGAAAAGGTCTTGAAAATATAATTGGTAAAGAAGATTTTAGTGATTTTAAAATAAATGAAAAATTATTTAATGAAAATAATAATGGCCTTACTAGAAGTGTTGATTTTCAATCAGGAAACCTTCCACAAATAACAAGAATACTATTTGCTTCAGCCCTTGGATCACAACTAGAAAATCAAACATTGATAACAAGTAACAAACTATTTTATAATAGGGATACTGATAATTTATCATATAGTTTAAACGTCAAGCCACTGATAAAATCAAATTCAGATTATACAAATATGGAACTTATTGATTTTGACAATAAATATGGTGATTTTAAAAATGCTTGAAGGATTAGATTGACCAAGTCAGATACTTTGCAAAATATGAAAAATCAAGGTTTTGACAATCCTTTTGAAACAAAGGTAATTATTTCAAAATTATTTGCCAAAAAATATAATTTAAAAATAGGGGATAGTTTTCTTGTTAGTACAAAAACAAATCCAGGGCTTTCGGCAATTACTAGGATGAGGGTTGCTGACATTAATTTAGCAAATACTTATACTGAAACGATGTTTGCTGATTATGAGACATTTTTCCAAGTTAACTCATCAAGTATTTTAAACCCCGAAAAAGAAGATTCTGTTGTTTTGAAGAACCGCTTATCTTCACAAACTGAAATTTATTTAGGTGATTTAAATACAAATGATTTTGCAAGCACTTATTTAAATATCAAGCTTAATACTGATTCTCTAGCAATTAATTATGAGATCGGGACCCCAATCTTAGGATTTTGATTGAAAGAAATTTTGCCTTTAAAAGAATTATTCAACGATGAGGTTAGCTTTGCTAAAAGTCCAACTTTTATTACAAATCCTAGTCTTACTGATAAATTCAACAATTCAAGTATGAGTTATGTAAAATTATCAAAAATTTATGCTGACGATTTAGTTTCAGAAATTAGCTCGATGATGACTCTATTTATGATTTTAAATTCTGCGCTTCTAGTAATTTTATTTATAATAATAATGAACATAGTAATTGATACTTCGAAAAATATTATATTTACAATGAAAGCGTTTGGTTACAAGAACTCAGAAATTAATTGAATCGTAATCGGAAACTATGTGATTTTTTCATTTATAGCTTTCATCCTATCATACCTATTTTCATTGATAGTTTGGTCAATCGTTTTAGATATTGCATGAACCACTTCGAATGTTTTGATGGAATTCCCTTGAAGTTTTGCAGCACCAATGATAACTTTTTCGGCTCTAAGTGTTGTGGCGTTCTTTGGGTGATTAACAGCTCAAATGAAAATCAGAAGAGAGTCAATTATTAGCAATTTAGATTAG